The following proteins are encoded in a genomic region of Planococcus lenghuensis:
- a CDS encoding D-2-hydroxyacid dehydrogenase produces the protein MTKERSTIVLFTFVPKEQQQRRLLDEFPDVTFLFTYHDKSRLEEAEIIVTYGEDLAEKDIDRAKKLKWIMVASAGIEKMPASTIQKKGITVSNVRGIHKTPMSESVLAHLLALKRSLPFIYEQQRKGEWNRKSGATELAGSTALILGPGAIGSEIGRLLQAFGVRTIGCNRSGNNANFMEKTVPYPELMAVLPEADVVISVLPSTPETRHLLTEAHFYAMKDNAVFMNFGRGDLVSDQVLIHALEEKLISWAVLDVFETEPLPKDHPFWTMDNVIVSPHVSSHSTKYVERSLDIFIPNLKKWLKGKRDFTNIVNLERGY, from the coding sequence ATGACAAAAGAACGATCAACAATCGTCCTGTTCACGTTTGTGCCCAAAGAACAGCAGCAGCGGCGGCTGCTGGATGAATTCCCGGATGTAACCTTTCTTTTTACATATCATGATAAAAGCCGCCTGGAAGAAGCGGAAATCATCGTTACCTATGGAGAAGATTTAGCAGAGAAAGACATTGATCGCGCCAAGAAACTGAAGTGGATCATGGTGGCGAGTGCAGGTATTGAAAAAATGCCGGCCAGTACTATTCAAAAGAAGGGTATCACCGTTTCAAATGTCCGTGGAATCCATAAAACACCGATGAGTGAATCTGTTCTTGCGCATCTCCTGGCATTGAAACGCTCTTTACCTTTCATTTATGAACAGCAACGGAAAGGAGAATGGAACCGGAAGAGCGGAGCTACAGAGCTGGCAGGCAGCACGGCGCTCATTCTTGGACCGGGCGCCATCGGCAGTGAAATCGGCCGCTTGCTGCAGGCATTCGGTGTGCGGACAATCGGCTGCAACCGCTCGGGTAATAATGCGAATTTCATGGAAAAAACGGTGCCCTATCCGGAATTAATGGCAGTTCTTCCGGAGGCTGACGTAGTTATCTCAGTGTTGCCAAGCACTCCGGAAACCCGTCATTTACTGACAGAAGCCCATTTTTATGCGATGAAAGATAATGCGGTTTTCATGAACTTCGGGCGGGGGGATCTCGTGTCTGACCAGGTACTGATCCATGCGCTTGAAGAAAAGCTGATCAGCTGGGCAGTATTGGATGTATTTGAAACAGAGCCGCTTCCGAAAGATCACCCGTTTTGGACAATGGATAACGTGATTGTGTCTCCCCATGTTTCAAGCCATTCCACTAAATATGTGGAGCGGTCACTCGATATTTTCATTCCGAACTTGAAAAAATGGCTGAAAGGCAAACGCGATTTCACCAATATCGTGAATCTGGAAAGGGGATATTGA
- a CDS encoding glutamate-1-semialdehyde 2,1-aminomutase: MNHTKSEQLHQEALEHIVGGVNSPSRSYKAVGGGTPVAMERAEGAYFYDVDGNRYIDYLAAYGPIITGHAHPHITKAISQAAADGVLYGTPTTHEVTFAKMLKEAIPGMDKVRFVNSGTEAVMTTIRVARAYTGRSKIMKFAGCYHGHSDLVLVAAGSGPATLGTPDSAGVPPSIAQEVITIPFNDPAAYKEAMDKWGEDLACILIEPIVGNFGIVEPNEGFLETVHAEAEKYGTLTIYDEVITAFRFHYGGAQNLLGFTPDLTALGKIIGGGLPIGAYGGKKEIMDTVAPLGPAYQAGTMAGNPASIRAGIACLEVLKQPGVYEELDRLGGLLEDGILKAAAQAGIPITINRLKGALTVYFTNVKVENYEQAEATDGELFARFFRLMLEQGINLAPSKYEAWFLTTAHTEKDISVTLEAVRQAFRQLGE; encoded by the coding sequence GTGAATCACACGAAATCAGAACAACTGCATCAGGAAGCACTTGAACATATCGTCGGCGGGGTTAACAGTCCGTCCCGATCATATAAAGCTGTGGGCGGCGGGACGCCTGTTGCGATGGAACGTGCGGAAGGCGCTTACTTTTATGATGTCGACGGCAATCGGTATATCGACTATTTGGCCGCATATGGACCGATCATTACCGGGCATGCCCATCCGCATATCACCAAGGCCATTTCACAGGCAGCGGCTGATGGTGTATTGTATGGCACACCGACAACCCACGAAGTAACGTTCGCCAAAATGCTGAAGGAAGCCATTCCAGGAATGGATAAAGTCCGTTTTGTCAATTCCGGCACAGAAGCGGTTATGACGACGATCCGTGTAGCCCGCGCCTATACCGGCCGGTCGAAAATCATGAAGTTTGCCGGCTGTTATCATGGACATTCTGATCTTGTGCTCGTTGCAGCGGGATCTGGACCGGCTACACTCGGAACACCCGATTCTGCTGGCGTTCCGCCGTCCATCGCACAGGAAGTCATCACAATCCCATTCAATGATCCGGCAGCTTATAAGGAAGCAATGGATAAATGGGGGGAAGATCTCGCTTGCATACTCATTGAACCGATCGTCGGCAATTTCGGCATTGTGGAACCGAATGAAGGGTTTCTGGAAACTGTGCATGCTGAAGCGGAAAAATACGGAACATTGACTATCTATGATGAAGTCATTACCGCTTTCCGTTTTCATTACGGCGGAGCGCAGAACCTCCTTGGCTTTACGCCCGACCTTACAGCGCTGGGCAAAATTATTGGTGGCGGATTGCCGATCGGCGCATACGGCGGCAAAAAAGAAATCATGGATACGGTTGCACCGCTTGGACCCGCTTACCAGGCGGGGACCATGGCAGGTAATCCGGCTTCGATCCGGGCCGGCATCGCTTGTTTGGAAGTACTGAAGCAGCCAGGCGTTTATGAGGAACTTGACCGACTCGGCGGTTTGCTCGAAGATGGTATATTGAAAGCTGCAGCCCAAGCAGGTATTCCTATTACCATAAACCGGCTGAAGGGCGCCCTGACCGTTTACTTTACGAATGTCAAGGTTGAAAACTACGAACAGGCGGAAGCGACTGATGGGGAATTGTTCGCCCGCTTTTTCCGTCTTATGCTTGAACAGGGAATCAATTTGGCTCCTTCCAAGTACGAGGCTTGGTTTCTGACGACCGCCCATACGGAAAAAGATATATCTGTCACACTTGAAGCTGTGCGGCAGGCTTTCCGGCAGCTGGGCGAATGA
- a CDS encoding nucleotidyltransferase-like protein: MEQKLRPIYQERASQESTLGILLVGKQDGISPLTDTFDHVLLVITKEQTPPVFTKHYTFDDEKAVMHTVTAKQLRKWLLLGTNRKVADWLVYGRIMYDRNEFVVLLRTELRDVPLYGRKIKMGIEFARLIRRYMEGKAFFEEKNYLDAYQHAVDSLHHLARLAVIEHGMLPEVTVWAQVRQIEPQIYKLYEELITSEESIGKRLELLFLAGEFLIYSRTTEGAEHLRGVMGTQERWTVQELHEQEELRNYSSDLEMLIEFLIGKNLIAVKNVPAKNENIFHRHYAVKQET; encoded by the coding sequence ATGGAGCAGAAATTGCGGCCGATTTACCAGGAACGTGCCAGTCAGGAAAGCACGCTCGGTATCCTGCTGGTTGGGAAGCAAGATGGCATCAGTCCGCTGACGGATACATTTGACCATGTGCTTCTTGTTATCACGAAAGAACAAACACCGCCTGTATTCACTAAACACTATACATTTGATGACGAAAAAGCCGTTATGCATACAGTCACCGCAAAGCAATTGCGGAAATGGCTGCTTCTTGGTACAAACCGGAAAGTGGCCGACTGGCTCGTCTATGGAAGAATAATGTACGACCGCAATGAATTCGTCGTGTTGCTCCGGACTGAATTGAGGGACGTTCCGCTTTATGGCCGAAAAATAAAAATGGGAATTGAATTTGCCCGGCTTATTCGTCGGTATATGGAAGGAAAAGCTTTCTTTGAGGAGAAAAATTACTTGGATGCTTACCAGCATGCAGTAGATTCTCTTCATCATTTAGCTAGACTGGCGGTAATTGAACATGGAATGCTGCCTGAAGTGACGGTCTGGGCACAAGTCCGGCAGATAGAACCGCAAATTTACAAATTATATGAAGAGCTCATTACTAGTGAAGAGTCTATCGGAAAGCGGCTGGAACTCCTGTTTCTTGCCGGTGAGTTTCTAATTTACTCCCGTACTACGGAAGGCGCCGAACATCTTAGAGGAGTGATGGGTACCCAGGAGCGCTGGACGGTTCAGGAATTGCATGAGCAAGAGGAACTCAGAAATTACTCTTCTGATCTGGAAATGCTCATTGAATTCCTCATTGGAAAGAATTTGATTGCTGTAAAAAATGTGCCAGCGAAAAATGAAAATATTTTTCACCGACACTATGCTGTGAAACAGGAAACATAG
- the perR gene encoding peroxide-responsive transcriptional repressor PerR, which yields MRCRAVSEVQLRNALDTLKSTGVRITPQRHAILEYMIHTMTHPTADEIYRALEKTFPNMSVATVYNNLRVFREAGLVKELTYGDSSSRFDFVTHDHYHIICNDCGKIVDFHYPGLNEVEQLASHVTGFQVNSHRMEVYGVCSDCMENNTEQKRA from the coding sequence ATGAGGTGCAGGGCGGTGTCTGAAGTGCAATTGAGAAATGCGCTGGATACGTTAAAATCGACAGGCGTAAGGATCACTCCCCAACGTCATGCGATTTTGGAATATATGATTCATACAATGACGCATCCAACAGCTGATGAAATTTATCGTGCGCTTGAAAAAACGTTTCCAAATATGAGTGTAGCCACTGTTTATAATAACCTGCGGGTCTTCCGTGAAGCCGGATTGGTAAAAGAGCTGACGTATGGTGATTCTTCCAGCCGCTTTGACTTTGTTACACATGATCATTACCATATCATCTGTAATGATTGCGGAAAGATTGTCGACTTCCACTACCCAGGTCTCAATGAAGTGGAACAATTGGCTTCGCATGTCACAGGTTTTCAAGTTAATTCACACAGAATGGAAGTATACGGTGTGTGTTCCGATTGTATGGAAAATAATACAGAACAAAAACGAGCGTGA
- a CDS encoding YgzB family protein, which produces MKPYKNKINRIRSFALALVFIGFVIMYAGIFFRSHPTIMLIFMLLGVLAIIGSTGVYAWIGMVSMRAVPVVCPNCERHTKVLGRVDMCMHCNEPLTLDRSLEGKEFSEDFNKKTQT; this is translated from the coding sequence ATGAAACCTTATAAAAATAAAATCAACCGGATCCGTTCGTTTGCATTGGCACTTGTCTTTATCGGCTTCGTCATCATGTATGCCGGCATTTTCTTCAGAAGCCATCCGACGATCATGCTGATATTTATGCTGCTGGGTGTTCTGGCGATAATCGGGAGCACAGGTGTGTATGCTTGGATCGGCATGGTATCCATGCGGGCAGTGCCGGTTGTGTGCCCGAATTGCGAACGACACACAAAAGTTCTCGGCCGCGTTGATATGTGTATGCATTGCAATGAACCATTGACACTCGACCGTTCACTGGAAGGCAAAGAATTCAGTGAAGACTTTAATAAAAAGACTCAAACATAA
- the bcp gene encoding thioredoxin-dependent thiol peroxidase, protein MTNLEKQQAPDFNLANEKGEQISLKDFAGEKYVVLYFYPKDMTPGCTTEACDFRDAAEDFSQLDAVILGVSPDEAEDHTRFIEKHGLPFSLLVDSNHRVSEDYGVWVEKNRDGQKYMGIERSTFLIDLQGTIIREWRKVNVENHIREVLETLRTVQEQ, encoded by the coding sequence TTGACAAATTTAGAAAAGCAGCAAGCGCCGGATTTTAACCTGGCAAATGAAAAAGGGGAACAAATTTCACTGAAAGACTTTGCCGGAGAGAAGTATGTGGTCTTGTACTTTTATCCAAAAGATATGACGCCGGGGTGTACAACGGAAGCCTGCGATTTCCGGGATGCAGCAGAGGACTTCTCGCAATTGGATGCCGTCATACTCGGCGTTAGTCCGGATGAAGCGGAGGATCACACCCGATTCATTGAGAAGCATGGGCTGCCTTTTTCACTTTTGGTTGATTCCAATCACCGTGTATCTGAAGACTATGGCGTATGGGTGGAAAAGAACCGGGACGGGCAGAAGTACATGGGCATTGAGCGTTCGACCTTTCTGATTGATCTGCAAGGTACCATAATCCGGGAATGGCGGAAAGTAAACGTGGAGAATCACATCCGTGAAGTATTGGAAACACTGCGGACTGTTCAAGAGCAATGA
- a CDS encoding cob(I)yrinic acid a,c-diamide adenosyltransferase, whose product MKIYTKTGDKGTTSLIYGSRVAKNDVLVEAYGTCDEANSAIGLAISHLHNETFNEKEELERIFHEIQTMLFHVGAELATPPGKEVKWKLTEKDIDNLEKWIDHYDSQLEPLKNFVLPGGHPAGAGLHVARTIVRRAERAAISTGEHIRPNVLAYLNRLSDFLFVAARFINMRLQQTEQGLHS is encoded by the coding sequence ATGAAAATCTATACAAAGACCGGCGATAAAGGCACGACTTCGCTTATATACGGGTCACGTGTTGCGAAAAACGATGTCCTGGTCGAAGCGTATGGTACATGTGATGAAGCAAACTCAGCAATCGGTTTGGCAATTTCTCATTTACACAATGAAACGTTCAATGAAAAAGAAGAGTTGGAGCGGATATTTCATGAAATACAAACCATGTTATTTCATGTCGGAGCTGAATTGGCAACTCCTCCTGGAAAAGAAGTTAAATGGAAATTAACGGAAAAAGACATCGATAATCTTGAAAAATGGATTGATCATTATGACAGCCAATTGGAACCGCTGAAAAACTTTGTGCTGCCAGGCGGCCATCCGGCAGGTGCCGGCCTTCATGTGGCTCGTACTATAGTGCGGAGAGCGGAGCGGGCGGCGATTTCAACAGGCGAACATATCCGGCCAAATGTACTGGCTTACTTGAACCGGTTGTCTGATTTTTTGTTTGTTGCAGCCAGATTTATAAATATGAGGCTACAGCAGACAGAACAAGGCCTGCATAGCTAA
- a CDS encoding carbon starvation CstA family protein — MITFLVSIALLIIGYLTYGKYVEKVFGVKAERNTPAYTLSDGVDYVPMNEKKNSLIQLLNIAGVGPIFGPILGALYGPVAFIWIVLGAIFAGAVHDYLTGMISLRNRGAHLPELAEKFLGKAFRHVVNAFSLLLLILVGTVFVTSPAALLADLTPGWMSIGLWIAVIFIYYIFATVLPVDKIIGRLYPYFGALLVISAIGIGSTLLIQGHPIPELTLTNLHPEGLPIFPLLFLTISCGALSGFHATQSPIISRTTQKEGQGRQIFYGMMIAEGIIAMIWAAAAMSIFDGASLNELLAAGGPAGVVREVSMTTLGAIGGTLAVLGVIVLPITSGDTAFRSARMIVADYLNVAQRKISSRLWIAVPMFAISLVLTQVDFNLLWRYFSWANQSTAMIALWVGAMYLAIQKKNFWIAAVPATFITMATFTYILNAQIGFGLPLDIAYIGGTVITAVIIIAFFWGLNRKLAADSNGQKQIILDDGLDSTPIQQ, encoded by the coding sequence TTGATTACGTTTCTTGTCTCTATTGCCTTGCTGATTATCGGGTATCTTACTTACGGAAAATATGTTGAAAAGGTTTTTGGCGTTAAAGCGGAACGAAATACGCCGGCCTATACGCTGTCCGATGGCGTGGATTACGTACCGATGAACGAAAAAAAGAATTCGCTGATTCAGCTGCTGAATATTGCTGGTGTCGGTCCAATCTTCGGCCCGATTCTGGGAGCGCTCTACGGCCCTGTCGCTTTTATCTGGATTGTCCTCGGTGCAATTTTCGCCGGCGCTGTCCATGACTACCTTACGGGGATGATTTCACTCCGGAATCGTGGCGCTCACCTGCCGGAGCTGGCGGAAAAGTTTCTTGGAAAAGCATTTCGTCATGTAGTTAATGCTTTTTCATTGCTTCTGCTGATTCTTGTCGGGACGGTTTTTGTCACCTCTCCAGCTGCACTGCTGGCTGATCTGACACCTGGCTGGATGTCAATCGGCCTCTGGATTGCGGTTATTTTTATTTATTATATTTTCGCTACTGTCCTTCCGGTGGATAAAATTATTGGCCGTCTCTATCCATACTTTGGCGCTTTGCTGGTGATCAGCGCTATCGGCATTGGCAGCACCCTGCTGATTCAAGGTCATCCTATTCCTGAGTTGACTCTTACAAATTTGCATCCCGAAGGTCTGCCGATTTTCCCTCTTCTCTTTTTGACGATTTCGTGTGGAGCATTGTCCGGATTCCATGCCACGCAATCACCGATCATTTCCCGAACTACCCAAAAAGAAGGGCAGGGACGCCAAATTTTTTATGGCATGATGATCGCAGAAGGTATTATCGCAATGATTTGGGCCGCTGCTGCCATGTCGATTTTCGATGGCGCGTCGCTCAATGAACTGCTGGCGGCCGGCGGTCCTGCAGGCGTCGTCCGGGAAGTCTCTATGACAACACTCGGTGCAATTGGCGGTACACTTGCAGTTCTCGGTGTTATTGTCCTCCCGATCACTTCAGGAGACACCGCTTTCCGAAGCGCTCGAATGATTGTCGCGGATTACCTGAATGTCGCACAGCGAAAAATCAGCAGCCGCCTCTGGATCGCTGTTCCGATGTTCGCAATTTCCCTTGTGCTGACACAAGTCGATTTCAATTTATTATGGCGTTACTTTTCATGGGCTAATCAGTCGACTGCGATGATCGCCCTTTGGGTGGGAGCTATGTACTTGGCAATTCAAAAGAAAAACTTCTGGATTGCAGCCGTTCCTGCCACGTTCATTACAATGGCTACGTTCACATATATATTAAATGCACAAATCGGTTTTGGTCTGCCGCTTGATATTGCTTACATTGGCGGTACAGTGATTACAGCTGTCATCATTATCGCGTTCTTCTGGGGTCTGAACCGTAAATTGGCGGCGGACAGCAATGGTCAAAAGCAGATTATCCTGGATGACGGACTCGACAGTACACCCATTCAGCAATAA